The following proteins come from a genomic window of Dromaius novaehollandiae isolate bDroNov1 chromosome 19, bDroNov1.hap1, whole genome shotgun sequence:
- the PIGW gene encoding phosphatidylinositol-glycan biosynthesis class W protein codes for MSQKQLKEAFISNLNGTTLLEISLGLSLAPLYLLCRGLLLILYYLRYGKLLSSRKYGLLLDFIVLISPLLFSCTVLSPVIFFIPPVIAAFCAGIFSKIYSQRKRDIGVSFRQIVNDFQKTYLDPEYVPSITLFRVFVNVLTSISILAVDFPQYPRRYAKTETYGTGVMDLGVGAFIFGNALVCPEVRQKSCATQPKFSYLTRQFFSIWPLIFLGVGRLFSVKSIEYHEHISEYGVHWNFFFTLAFVRLAASLILTIFPKNKSWIVAMNLAVFYQLILNATSLKMFVLHGSNGKDTRVGFLNANREGLVSLFGYLAIYMASVQVGLYLLKRRNFVKDWIKAICFLILMVLVLFVFLHLLQVHVDPVSRRMANLSYCVWVVANCLTLFICFVVVDLVLVFTKLLVNGSSVPCCWNVIEPAHSSKKRDAEAVPVKRESKLLHVCLISAIDKNQLLFFLLANIMTGIVNIMIDTIHSKTSFTLCVLHLYMFFNCLIMYILHARNIVLKFW; via the coding sequence ATGTCACAAAAACAGCTGAAAGAAGCCTTTATCAGTAACTTAAATGGAACTACTTTGCTGGAAATTTCACTAGGCTTGTCTCTAGCTCCATTATATCTGCTTTGCAGAGGACTTTTGCTGATCTTATATTATCTGCGCTATGGGAAACTTTTAAGTTCAAGGAAATACGGTCTGCTGCTAGACTTCATTGTGCTAATATCTCCTCTCCTATTCTCCTGTACGGTCTTGTCTCCAGTCATCTTTTTTATCCCCCCTGTCATTGCAGCCTTCTGTGCaggaatattttctaaaatatacaGCCAAAGAAAACGTGATATTGGAGTGTCTTTTAGGCAAATTGTAAATGACTTCCAGAAGACATACTTAGATCCGGAATACGTTCCATCAATAACTCTGTTTCGTGTTTTTGTCAATGTGTTGACATCAATCAGCATATTAGCAGTGGATTTTCCACAATATCCAAGACGATATGCTAAAACTGAGACCTATGGAACAGGAGTTATGGATTTGGGGGTAGGagcttttatttttggtaatgCTCTTGTTTGTCCTGAAGTTAGACAAAAGTCCTGTGCAACACAGCCAAAATTTTCCTATCTGACTAGgcagtttttttccatttggcCATTGATTTTTCTTGGTGTGGGACGACTGTTTAGTGTGAAATCTATAGAGTATCATGAACATATTTCAGAGTATGGAGTGCACTGGAATTTCTTTTTTACCTTAGCATTTGTGAGACTTGCAGCATCTCTAATTTTGACCATATTTCCAAAGAATAAATCTTGGATTGTTGCTATGAATCTTGCTGTATTTTATCAGCTTATTCTTAATGCTACCTCTCTGAAGATGTTTGTCTTACATGGGAGCAATGGCAAAGATACCAGGGTTGGATTTTTAAATGCCAACAGGGAAGGACTGGTCTCTCTTTTCGGATACCTAGCCATATACATGGCTAGTGTGCAAGTTGGACTCTATCTGCTGAAGCGCAGAAACTTTGTCAAAGACTGGATCAAAGCAATATGTTTCCTAATTCTGATGGTTCTTGTGCTCTttgtatttcttcatttgttaCAAGTACACGTAGACCCTGTGTCCCGCCGGATGGCTAATCTGTCTTACTGCGTCTGGGTAGTTGCTAACTGTCTGACTTTATTCATCTGTTTTGTAGTGGTTGATCTCGTGTTGGTGTTTACAAAGCTTCTTGTGAACGGGTCCAGCGTGCCCTGTTGCTGGAATGTCATAGAGCCTGCCCATTCCAGTAAAAAGCGTGACGCAGAGGCCGTGCCTGtcaaaagggaaagcaagctgCTGCACGTTTGCCTGATCAGTGCTATTGATAAAAATCAGTTACTGTTTTTCTTGCTAGCAAATATTATGACTGGTATTGTAAATATAATGATAGATACAATTCACAGCAAGACTTCATTTACATTATGTGTACTACACTTGTATATGTTTTTTAACTGTTTAATTATGTATATATTGCATGCAAGAAATATAGTATTAAAATTTTGGTGA